The DNA segment CTCCATCCGGGAGTATGAATTCCACATGGCCGGCAAGCCGTCCCGACTGAAGGTGGGGGACTATGTCTACACCATCTTCAACGACCAGCTCATCGGGCGGCTTCGCATCAAAGAGCTGATCCCCGGGGCGGTCAATCCCAAATCGGGCAAGCCCCGCACCCTGATCCTCGTGGAGGCGCCCGGCGAACGGCTGCCGGTGCCCATCCCCAAGAAGGGGCACCGGGGCACCCGCTACTATGACGGTGCGGAGTGGCCGGCATGATCGAGTTCATCCTCTGGTTCCTGGGCGTGCTGCTGGTGGCCATCGTCACCCTCAGTTTTCTGGGCAAGTGGGCCTCCGGCGTCATCCAGCGCCACATCGAGGAGCGGGTGGCGGCGCTGGATGCCATCGTGAACAGCGGTCGGGTGCCCGATAGCTGGCTGAAGTCCTATCGGGAAAAGGCCGCGAAATTGTTGGCCCGGGGCCAGGACCAGGCCCGGCTGGAGCGACTGGGACGCCAGGCCCAGAAGTACTGTCTGCGCCAGGTGGACGGGCTGATCAAGGACCTGAAGGATGGTTCGTTTACCCAGGATCCCAAGACCCGGGAGTTTCTGCTGCGGGAGCTGCAGCGGCGTCGCCGCCTGTGGGAACGGGCCGAGTGGTCGTCCCTGCTGGTGGAGCTGGCCCGCCAAGAGAGCCAGGAGACAGCCGGCGAGGAGTAGGTCACGCATCCCTGCGTGACGGAGGTGTCTGGGAGCCTGGCACTATAAAATCCGCTGGCCCAACAGCGAGGCGATCAGCTCCACGGCCAGCTCCGCGGTGCGATTTCCCTCGTCCAGAATTGGGTTGATCTCCACCACATCCACAGAGCGAACCTTTTCCGACTCAGCCAGGATCTCCATGAGCAGGTGAGCCTCCCGGAAGGTGAGGCCGCCGGCCACCGGCGTGCCCACCCCCGGCGCTACCGCGGGCTCGATGGCGTCCATGTCGATGCTGACGTGGATGCGGGCCAGGCTGCTCAGGCGGCTCAAGGCGCGGCGGGCCACCGTGGCCATGCCCAACTCGTCGATGTCCCGCATGGTGTAGACGTTGATGCCGCTCCCGGCCAGGGCCACCCGCTCCTCCGGGTCCAGCGAGCGCACACCCACCAGGACGATGTGCTGGGGCAGCAGCTTGGCACCAGGGTAGCCCAGGTCAACCAGGTCGGGATGGCCCCGGCCTGTGAGGACGGCTACCGGCATGCCATGGATGTTGCCGGAGGGCGAGCTGGCCGGGGTGTTGAAGTCCCCATGGGCGTCCACCCAGATCAGGCCCAGGGGGCCCGCGGTGGCCATGCCGCTGACCGTGCCGATGGCGATGGAGTGGTCGCCGCCCAGGAAGATGGGGATCTCCTGGCTGGCCGCGGACGCCTGGGCCGCGTCGAAGATCTGCTGACAGGCCTGCACCACCGCTGGCAGGTGATGCAGGCCACCCTCTGGGGTCTCGGTCCAGCTGCGGGCCTGGACCGCGGCTTCATGGCGCACGGGGACGGGCACGTTGCCCGCGTCCTCCACCTGGTGGCCCAATCCCCGCAGGCGTTCATACAGCCCGGCATAGCGGACCGCGCTGGGGCCCATGTCCACCCCCCGGCGCTGCTGGCCCAGGTCCATGGGAATGCCCAGAATGCGAAGTCGGTGGTGTTGGATGGCCGCCATGATTTTTTCCCTCCGTGCCTGCCTACGCCTGCTGCAGGGCCAGCCGGCCCGGGGTCACCAGGGGCGTTTCGGGCTCCCGCTGCACCTGGTTCAGGTGCCAGTAGAGACCCCGGCGGGCCATGAGTTCCTGGTGGGTGCCGCATTCTGCGATGCGCCCGTCCGACAGCACCACGATCAGGTCGGCGTTGCGGATGGTGGAGAGGCGATGGGCGATGATGATGGTGGTCCGCCCCACCATGAGCCGCTCCAGGGCCTGCTGGATGAGCCGTTCCGTCTCCGTGTCCACTGAGGAGGTGGCCTCGTCCAGGATGAGGATGGGCGCGTCTTTGAGGACGGCCCGCGCGATGGAGAGGCGCTGCTTCTGGCCGCCGGAGAGCTTCACGCCCCGTTCGCCGATGATGGTGTCGTAGCCATCCGGCAGGCGCATGATGAACTCGTGGGCGTTGGCAATCTTGGCCGCCTCGATCACCTCGGCTTCGGTGGCGTCTTCCCGGCCGAAGAGGATGTTGTCCCGGGCGGTGCCGTGGAAGAG comes from the Litorilinea aerophila genome and includes:
- the rocF gene encoding arginase translates to MAAIQHHRLRILGIPMDLGQQRRGVDMGPSAVRYAGLYERLRGLGHQVEDAGNVPVPVRHEAAVQARSWTETPEGGLHHLPAVVQACQQIFDAAQASAASQEIPIFLGGDHSIAIGTVSGMATAGPLGLIWVDAHGDFNTPASSPSGNIHGMPVAVLTGRGHPDLVDLGYPGAKLLPQHIVLVGVRSLDPEERVALAGSGINVYTMRDIDELGMATVARRALSRLSSLARIHVSIDMDAIEPAVAPGVGTPVAGGLTFREAHLLMEILAESEKVRSVDVVEINPILDEGNRTAELAVELIASLLGQRIL